A portion of the Adhaeribacter radiodurans genome contains these proteins:
- a CDS encoding aminotransferase class I/II-fold pyridoxal phosphate-dependent enzyme: protein MQFPHNLQQKLNNRQFQGTYRRLKTSQVKIDFCSNDYLGLARSTALKKLVAREVEQFSDYLMGATGSRLLSGNHPVYELLEAQLATFHQAEAALLFNSGYVANLGIFSAVPQRGDTIFYDEVSHASIKEGIRLNLAKAYSFKHNSLEDLSRKWKHAAGNVYVAVESIYSMDGDQAPLPELAAFCEEQGAYLIVDEAHSNGLFGPNGEGLVVEQNLVNKVFARIMTFGKAIGSHGAAVVGSTNLREYLINFSRPFIYSTALPLHNILAIKTAYSFLPSLQAERQHVMQLSGYLNQKLEAAMGLFLKNPGPINCIFSNDVAQLQKVSAQLQEANVDVRPVFSPTVPAGKERLRIIVHAYNSQEEVDLLLQHTEFLNF from the coding sequence ATGCAATTCCCGCATAACTTACAGCAAAAATTAAATAACCGGCAGTTTCAAGGCACTTACCGTCGTCTTAAAACCAGCCAGGTGAAGATTGATTTTTGCTCGAATGATTATTTAGGCTTAGCCCGGTCTACAGCTTTAAAAAAATTAGTGGCCCGGGAAGTTGAACAATTTTCGGATTACTTAATGGGCGCTACCGGTTCCCGGCTTTTATCTGGCAACCATCCCGTATACGAACTGCTCGAAGCGCAACTGGCTACTTTTCACCAGGCCGAAGCGGCACTGTTATTTAATTCGGGGTATGTAGCTAATCTGGGCATTTTTTCGGCGGTGCCGCAACGGGGCGATACCATATTTTACGACGAAGTCAGCCATGCATCCATTAAAGAAGGTATCCGGTTGAATTTAGCGAAGGCGTATTCTTTTAAGCACAATTCCCTGGAAGATTTAAGCCGCAAATGGAAGCACGCCGCGGGAAATGTCTACGTTGCCGTAGAATCTATTTATTCCATGGACGGCGACCAGGCTCCCTTACCTGAACTCGCTGCTTTTTGCGAAGAACAAGGCGCCTACCTAATCGTAGACGAAGCGCATTCCAACGGTTTATTCGGGCCAAATGGGGAAGGCTTGGTGGTAGAACAAAATCTAGTAAACAAAGTATTTGCCCGCATCATGACCTTTGGCAAAGCCATTGGCAGCCATGGCGCCGCAGTTGTGGGTTCTACTAACTTACGCGAGTACCTCATTAACTTTAGCCGCCCTTTTATTTACAGTACGGCCTTACCGCTGCATAATATATTAGCTATTAAAACGGCTTACAGCTTTTTACCCTCGCTCCAGGCTGAGCGGCAACATGTGATGCAACTTTCCGGGTACCTGAACCAGAAATTAGAAGCGGCTATGGGACTTTTTTTAAAAAATCCGGGTCCAATTAATTGTATTTTCAGTAATGATGTAGCGCAACTCCAAAAAGTAAGTGCGCAATTACAAGAGGCAAATGTGGATGTACGACCGGTTTTCAGTCCGACGGTACCCGCCGGTAAAGAACGATTGCGTATCATAGTTCACGCTTATAACTCCCAGGAAGAAGTAGATTTGTTATTACAACACACTGAATTTTTAAATTTTTGA
- a CDS encoding BlaI/MecI/CopY family transcriptional regulator: MEKLTAPEEQAMQAVWKTGEAHVKLFLEQIKEPRPPYTTLASTIKNLEKKGYLSSRLVGNTYLYQPAISEAEYKKKFMSGVVQNYFANSYKELVNFFVEQKKLSADELKEIIDMIEGKDKN, from the coding sequence ATGGAAAAGCTAACTGCCCCGGAAGAACAAGCCATGCAAGCCGTCTGGAAAACCGGGGAAGCCCATGTGAAATTATTTTTAGAACAGATAAAAGAGCCGCGACCACCTTATACCACCCTTGCCTCCACGATTAAAAACCTCGAGAAAAAAGGTTATTTGAGCAGCCGTTTAGTGGGTAATACTTATTTGTATCAGCCGGCCATTTCGGAGGCCGAATACAAAAAGAAGTTTATGAGCGGCGTTGTGCAGAACTACTTTGCCAATTCTTATAAAGAATTGGTTAACTTTTTCGTGGAGCAAAAAAAATTATCGGCCGATGAGTTGAAGGAAATAATAGACATGATTGAGGGAAAAGATAAAAATTAA
- a CDS encoding DUF4290 domain-containing protein, which translates to MIANSSFKQELLLREYGRNVQNIVSYILSIEDRAQRSRSAQLLVNLMAKLNPSIRDIQDMQQKLWNHLFVMSDGKLDVDCPYPLSAMEYLNDKPSHMEIPRDIPKYKHYGKNVEHLINKAIEIKDKDEQDAAIISLGKLMKTLYRTYNKDSITDEIILNNIRELSGGKLNMDLARIEANNLFEVSAKAAHQNSSSNNNNNNNRKKMQDNKQQQRKKQQ; encoded by the coding sequence ATGATTGCTAATTCCAGTTTTAAACAAGAACTGCTGCTGCGGGAATACGGCAGAAATGTTCAGAATATCGTTTCTTACATCTTATCCATTGAGGATCGGGCGCAACGCAGCCGCAGCGCGCAATTGCTCGTGAACTTGATGGCGAAACTTAATCCATCAATCCGGGATATTCAGGACATGCAGCAAAAGCTGTGGAACCATTTGTTTGTCATGTCAGATGGCAAATTGGATGTAGATTGCCCGTATCCGTTAAGCGCCATGGAATACCTCAACGATAAACCATCGCACATGGAAATTCCTCGCGATATTCCGAAGTACAAACACTACGGCAAAAACGTGGAGCACTTAATTAACAAAGCCATTGAAATAAAAGACAAAGACGAGCAGGATGCCGCTATTATTTCGTTAGGCAAGCTCATGAAAACGCTTTACCGTACCTATAATAAAGATTCCATCACCGACGAAATCATCCTAAACAACATTCGCGAGCTTTCCGGCGGTAAATTAAACATGGATCTGGCCAGAATAGAAGCTAACAATTTGTTCGAGGTAAGTGCCAAAGCCGCACATCAAAATAGTTCTTCCAATAACAACAACAATAATAACCGGAAGAAGATGCAGGACAACAAACAACAGCAACGCAAAAAGCAACAATAG
- the bioB gene encoding biotin synthase BioB: MSNTNYSIRTDWEIEEIRGIYNKPLLELIVEAANVHRQHQTGSEVQVCTLLSVKTGGCPEDCAYCPQAARYQTGVKAHGLLKDEEVLEAATRAKNAGSTRFCMGAAWREVRDNRDFDRVLGMVTQVNDMGLEVCCTLGMVNEYQAERLKQAGLYAYNHNLDTSGDHYSNIITTRKYEDRLNTIDHVRKAGISVCSGGIIGLGETTEDRIEMLHVLATMPEHPESVPVNALVPVAGTPLENQPRVSVWDMIRMIATARITMPKAMVRLSAGRNTMSVTEQALCFLAGVNSIFSGEKLLTTPNPDFNEDLAMFELLGLEPRKAFKNALEPAN, from the coding sequence ATGTCCAACACAAATTACAGCATCCGCACCGATTGGGAGATTGAAGAGATTCGGGGAATTTATAACAAACCGTTACTCGAACTTATAGTAGAAGCCGCGAATGTACACCGCCAGCACCAAACAGGTAGTGAAGTGCAGGTTTGTACCTTACTTTCGGTAAAAACCGGGGGCTGTCCCGAAGATTGCGCGTATTGTCCGCAGGCGGCCCGCTACCAAACCGGCGTAAAAGCCCATGGCTTGTTAAAAGACGAAGAAGTACTGGAAGCGGCTACCCGCGCTAAAAATGCCGGTTCTACCCGTTTCTGTATGGGAGCTGCCTGGCGTGAAGTGCGCGATAACCGCGATTTTGACCGCGTATTAGGCATGGTTACCCAGGTAAACGACATGGGCTTAGAAGTATGCTGCACCTTAGGCATGGTAAATGAGTACCAGGCCGAGCGCTTAAAACAAGCCGGTTTATACGCCTACAACCATAACCTGGATACGTCCGGCGACCATTATAGTAATATTATTACTACCCGTAAATACGAAGACCGCTTAAATACCATTGATCACGTGCGCAAAGCCGGTATTTCGGTGTGTAGCGGTGGCATAATTGGCCTAGGCGAAACTACCGAAGACCGCATTGAAATGCTGCACGTATTGGCTACCATGCCCGAGCATCCTGAATCAGTGCCGGTAAATGCTTTAGTTCCGGTTGCTGGTACACCACTAGAGAATCAACCCCGGGTATCTGTCTGGGATATGATCCGGATGATAGCTACGGCTCGCATAACCATGCCCAAAGCCATGGTGCGCTTATCAGCGGGCCGCAATACCATGAGCGTTACCGAACAAGCCCTGTGCTTTTTGGCGGGAGTTAATTCAATTTTCTCCGGCGAAAAACTACTTACTACGCCTAACCCAGACTTTAACGAAGACCTGGCCATGTTTGAGCTACTCGGTTTAGAGCCGCGTAAGGCTTTTAAAAATGCGTTGGAACCGGCTAATTAA
- a CDS encoding beta-ketoacyl synthase N-terminal-like domain-containing protein, which produces MTQKSYITLKGLGSISPLGATPQEVNKAYLDAASRIYLKIFKNYPAPAAALSPETEDHVTALRQENKMYKNLDRTVLLAMHAARQAITQAGWHAENEIAVNIGSSRGATGLMEQYLEDFRNNPAQLSSQTSPTTTLGNISSWVANDLQTEGPVISHSVTCSTALQAIANGFAWLQSGMATRFLAGAAEAPLTPFTVAQMQAIGIYAKEPVHNYWCRPLNAEKQNTFVLGEGAALFALERNSENQLTIDSILLEAIGFGFEKITSKTGISREGLNFQKAMGGALQQLPAYDQTIDAIVLHAPGTAAGDAAEITAIKAVFGENIPVLTSNKLLIGHTLGASAALSLEYALWILENQKILKFPYPVFIPEQQNPKVIRRVLLLAAGFGGNASALIIRKGI; this is translated from the coding sequence TTGACACAAAAAAGCTACATCACTTTAAAAGGCTTAGGCTCTATTTCGCCTTTGGGTGCTACCCCGCAGGAAGTAAATAAAGCGTACTTGGACGCTGCTTCCCGGATATATTTAAAAATTTTTAAAAATTATCCGGCTCCGGCGGCGGCATTATCCCCCGAAACGGAAGACCATGTGACCGCTCTCCGACAGGAAAATAAAATGTACAAAAATCTGGACCGGACGGTTTTGCTGGCAATGCACGCAGCCAGGCAGGCTATTACCCAAGCTGGTTGGCACGCCGAAAACGAGATAGCCGTGAACATTGGATCTTCGCGTGGCGCTACCGGTTTAATGGAGCAATACCTGGAAGATTTCCGGAACAACCCGGCGCAATTATCTTCTCAAACGTCTCCTACCACAACTTTAGGCAATATTTCGAGTTGGGTTGCCAACGATTTGCAAACGGAAGGCCCCGTTATCAGCCACTCGGTTACCTGTAGTACAGCTTTGCAGGCCATAGCCAATGGGTTTGCCTGGTTACAATCCGGCATGGCCACGCGTTTTTTGGCCGGTGCCGCCGAAGCGCCGCTTACGCCTTTTACCGTGGCCCAGATGCAAGCCATTGGTATTTACGCTAAAGAACCAGTCCATAACTACTGGTGCCGCCCTTTAAATGCAGAAAAGCAAAATACGTTTGTACTAGGCGAAGGCGCCGCTTTGTTTGCTTTGGAGCGCAATTCGGAGAATCAATTAACAATCGATTCTATTCTGCTGGAAGCTATTGGGTTTGGGTTTGAGAAAATCACGAGTAAAACCGGCATTTCACGGGAAGGCTTAAACTTTCAAAAAGCGATGGGGGGAGCATTGCAACAATTACCTGCTTATGATCAAACGATTGATGCTATTGTACTACACGCCCCCGGTACCGCAGCTGGGGATGCCGCCGAAATAACCGCGATTAAAGCAGTTTTTGGGGAGAACATACCTGTGCTCACTTCGAATAAGTTATTAATTGGGCACACATTGGGAGCTTCGGCTGCCCTTAGTTTAGAATATGCGCTTTGGATTTTAGAAAATCAAAAAATTTTAAAATTTCCTTACCCGGTGTTTATCCCGGAGCAGCAAAATCCCAAAGTTATCCGGCGAGTTCTAT
- a CDS encoding ATP-dependent helicase — translation MDYLKLLNESQRAAVLHTDGPVMIIAGAGSGKTRVLTYRIAHLISKGVDPFNILSLTFTNKAAKEMRHRIEKVIGNEAKNIWMGTFHSVFAKILRSEAPKIGYPSNFTIYDTDDSKTLIRNIVKEMNLDEKLYKPGMVLGRISAAKNKLITVAQYRQDATIQADDEAAMRPKIGEIYQAYQSRCFKAGAMDFDDLLFNTNVLFKDHVDALNKYQNIFKYVMVDEYQDTNYSQYLITRKLAAKNRNICVVGDDAQSIYAFRGADIQNILNYERDYPELEVFKLEQNYRSTKNIVYAANSVIKNNKAQLRKDVFTDNEEGPLIEVLKANSDNEEGKLVANAIFEEKMNNHLSYEDFAILYRTNAQSRAMEEALRKMNIKYRIIGGLSFYQRKEIKDLIAYLRLTVNPNDEQALRRVINYPKRGIGDTTIEKIIVSANETNHTIWEVVSNAKSFLTGRVAAPIEDFATKIKSFAIMAEHQDAFEVAKHIAKQSGIVEELYADKSIEGLARYENIQELLNGIKEFVDDPEKEDKSLSAFLQDIALITDADKQQDDGSEYVTMMTIHSAKGLEFRNVHIVGMEENLFPSQMMLTTRADLEEERRLFYVAITRAEKRLTLSYATSRYQWGNLRACEKSRFIDEIDPRFLNFQYGEGPGVFDKVLKRKSNLIPATPVAKKATNYVPPADFVPSDTANLQAGMRVEHPKFGFGVVSKMDTQGNSTKAIIEFEEAGEKTLLLSFAKLRIHE, via the coding sequence ATGGATTACCTGAAATTACTAAACGAATCACAAAGAGCCGCCGTACTGCACACCGACGGGCCGGTAATGATTATAGCCGGCGCTGGTTCCGGCAAAACCCGGGTATTAACCTACCGGATTGCTCACTTAATCAGTAAAGGCGTAGATCCTTTTAATATTTTATCGTTAACTTTTACCAACAAAGCCGCCAAAGAAATGCGGCACCGGATTGAGAAAGTTATTGGCAACGAAGCCAAAAACATCTGGATGGGCACGTTCCACTCGGTGTTTGCGAAAATTCTGCGGTCCGAAGCGCCTAAAATTGGTTACCCCAGCAACTTTACCATTTACGATACCGACGATTCTAAAACCCTGATCCGGAACATCGTAAAAGAAATGAACCTCGACGAAAAACTGTATAAACCGGGGATGGTACTGGGACGGATTTCGGCCGCTAAAAACAAGCTAATTACCGTAGCGCAATACCGCCAGGATGCTACCATTCAGGCCGACGACGAAGCCGCCATGCGACCAAAAATCGGTGAAATTTACCAGGCTTACCAAAGTCGCTGCTTTAAGGCCGGTGCCATGGATTTCGACGATTTGTTGTTTAACACCAACGTGTTGTTCAAAGACCATGTAGACGCCCTGAATAAATACCAGAATATTTTTAAATACGTGATGGTAGATGAGTACCAGGACACCAACTACTCGCAGTACCTGATAACCCGCAAACTGGCCGCCAAAAACCGCAATATTTGTGTAGTAGGCGACGATGCCCAAAGTATTTACGCCTTCCGGGGAGCCGATATTCAGAATATTTTAAATTACGAACGCGATTATCCGGAACTGGAGGTATTTAAACTGGAGCAAAATTACCGGTCTACCAAAAACATTGTATACGCGGCTAATTCAGTTATTAAAAACAACAAAGCCCAGCTTCGTAAAGATGTTTTCACCGACAACGAAGAAGGTCCGCTGATTGAAGTATTAAAAGCCAACTCCGACAACGAAGAAGGCAAATTAGTAGCGAATGCCATTTTCGAGGAGAAGATGAACAACCACTTATCTTACGAAGATTTTGCGATTTTGTACCGCACCAATGCCCAAAGCCGGGCCATGGAAGAAGCGTTGCGCAAAATGAACATAAAGTATCGCATTATCGGGGGATTATCGTTCTACCAGCGTAAAGAAATTAAAGACTTAATTGCCTACCTCCGCCTTACGGTTAATCCTAACGATGAGCAAGCCTTGCGTCGCGTAATTAACTATCCCAAACGCGGCATTGGCGATACTACCATCGAGAAAATCATTGTTTCGGCCAACGAGACTAATCATACCATTTGGGAAGTGGTTAGCAACGCGAAGAGCTTTTTAACCGGTCGGGTAGCCGCTCCCATCGAAGATTTTGCCACCAAGATTAAGAGCTTCGCCATTATGGCCGAGCACCAGGATGCCTTTGAGGTAGCCAAGCACATTGCCAAACAATCCGGCATCGTAGAAGAGCTGTACGCCGATAAATCTATTGAAGGTCTGGCCCGCTACGAAAACATTCAGGAATTGCTCAACGGGATTAAAGAATTTGTGGATGACCCGGAAAAAGAAGACAAAAGCTTGTCGGCCTTTTTGCAGGACATTGCTTTAATTACCGATGCCGACAAACAACAGGACGATGGCAGCGAATACGTAACCATGATGACTATTCACTCGGCTAAAGGTTTGGAATTTAGAAACGTGCACATTGTGGGGATGGAAGAAAACTTATTTCCGAGCCAGATGATGCTCACTACCCGGGCTGATTTAGAAGAGGAACGCAGGTTATTTTACGTAGCTATTACCCGCGCCGAAAAAAGATTAACGCTCTCCTACGCTACCAGCCGGTACCAGTGGGGCAATTTGCGGGCTTGCGAGAAAAGCCGGTTTATTGATGAAATAGACCCAAGATTTTTAAATTTCCAGTACGGCGAAGGTCCGGGAGTTTTCGATAAAGTTTTAAAACGCAAAAGCAATCTGATTCCGGCTACACCTGTGGCAAAGAAAGCCACGAACTACGTGCCGCCCGCTGATTTTGTACCCAGCGATACTGCCAACTTACAAGCGGGTATGCGCGTAGAACATCCTAAATTTGGTTTCGGGGTGGTATCTAAAATGGATACCCAAGGCAACAGCACCAAAGCCATTATTGAGTTTGAAGAAGCCGGCGAAAAAACCTTACTCCTCAGCTTCGCCAAATTACGCATACACGAATAA
- the murA gene encoding UDP-N-acetylglucosamine 1-carboxyvinyltransferase, producing MACFEVIGGNKLKGEIIPQGAKNEALQILCAVLLTSETVTISNVPDIRDVNKLIQILADLGVKVEKKDASTYTFTADDINLDYLKTEQYAAQGRALRGSVMIMGPMLARFGVCALPKPGGDKIGRRPMDTHFNGLKKLGATFNYDSQDSFFQITAPNKLKGAYMLLDEASVTGTANIVMGAVLAEGTTTIYNAACEPYLQQLCRMLVRMGAKINGIGSNLLVIEGVEKLGGTEHRMLPDMIEIGSFIGLAGMTGSEITIKDAQIQELGIIPDTFRRLGIQMEFRGDDIYIPAQDSYEIDTYIDGSILTIADAIWPGFTPDLISVALVTATQAKGTVLIHQKMFESRLFFVDKLIDMGAQIILCDPHRATVIGHNRKVSLRGINMTSPDIRAGVALLIAALSAEGKSVIENVEQIDRGYQYIDKRLNAIGADIRRL from the coding sequence ATGGCCTGTTTTGAAGTAATTGGTGGCAATAAACTAAAAGGAGAAATTATTCCGCAGGGCGCCAAAAACGAAGCTTTGCAAATTTTATGTGCCGTATTACTTACCTCCGAAACCGTAACAATTTCTAATGTGCCGGACATTCGGGATGTAAATAAATTAATCCAGATTTTAGCTGATTTAGGCGTAAAAGTAGAAAAGAAAGATGCCTCTACTTACACGTTTACTGCCGATGATATTAACCTGGATTATTTAAAAACGGAACAATATGCGGCCCAAGGCCGCGCTTTGCGGGGTTCCGTAATGATTATGGGTCCCATGCTGGCGCGTTTCGGCGTATGCGCATTGCCAAAACCCGGCGGCGATAAAATCGGCCGTCGTCCCATGGATACCCATTTTAATGGTTTAAAAAAGTTAGGCGCTACCTTTAATTACGACTCTCAGGACTCTTTCTTCCAGATTACGGCCCCAAACAAATTAAAGGGCGCTTATATGCTGCTCGATGAGGCTTCGGTAACCGGAACGGCTAACATTGTAATGGGCGCTGTGCTGGCCGAAGGCACCACAACCATTTACAATGCCGCTTGCGAACCTTATTTGCAGCAATTATGCCGGATGTTGGTGCGCATGGGCGCTAAAATTAACGGCATTGGCTCTAATTTACTCGTGATTGAAGGCGTTGAAAAACTGGGAGGCACCGAACACCGCATGTTACCCGACATGATCGAGATTGGTTCTTTTATTGGTTTGGCTGGTATGACGGGTTCCGAAATCACGATAAAAGATGCTCAGATTCAGGAACTAGGCATTATCCCGGACACTTTCCGTCGTTTAGGAATTCAAATGGAGTTCCGGGGCGATGACATCTACATTCCGGCGCAGGATTCTTACGAAATAGACACCTACATCGACGGCAGTATATTAACCATTGCGGATGCCATCTGGCCCGGTTTTACCCCCGACTTGATTAGTGTGGCTTTGGTTACAGCTACCCAGGCGAAAGGCACGGTACTCATCCACCAGAAAATGTTCGAGAGCCGCTTATTTTTCGTGGACAAGTTAATCGATATGGGCGCCCAGATTATTTTATGCGATCCGCACCGGGCTACCGTTATCGGCCACAACCGTAAAGTTTCGCTCCGCGGCATTAACATGACGTCGCCGGATATCCGGGCCGGTGTCGCTTTACTCATCGCGGCTTTATCCGCAGAAGGTAAAAGTGTAATTGAGAACGTAGAGCAAATTGACCGCGGCTACCAATACATTGATAAACGTTTAAACGCCATTGGTGCCGATATCAGACGATTGTAG
- the bioA gene encoding adenosylmethionine--8-amino-7-oxononanoate transaminase has protein sequence MKNLATRDREIIWHPYTQMQTAALPIGIVRGEGSLLYAESGDVYLDAVSSWWVNIHGHSHPYIAEKIAQQVKTLDHVIFAGFTHQPAVELAEKLLTILPQNQRRIFYSDNGSTAVEVALKMAIQYWENAGTPKRRIIAFRDSYHGDTFGAMSVSSRSAFTQPFVQYLFEVDFLDVPVVGKEQLVLSQIEEILKNNAVAAFIFEPLLLGTAGMVMYQPAILDELLEICQKHNVITIADEVMTGFGRTGRNFATDYLKNKPDIMCFSKGLTGGVMALGVTSCTAAIYEAFLSDNPGKTFFHGHSFTANPIACATALASLDLFVEDSCQNNIKRICQQHEQFRAQIAHHPILKECRQLGTVLALEFNAGETSYFNNIRQKLYQFALDNQVILRPLGNIIYVMPPYCTTNAQLAQIYQVVSGMLTLMAEN, from the coding sequence ATGAAGAATTTAGCAACCCGCGACCGCGAAATTATCTGGCACCCCTATACCCAAATGCAAACCGCCGCTTTGCCCATTGGCATTGTGCGCGGCGAAGGCAGTTTATTATACGCTGAGTCCGGCGACGTTTACCTGGATGCCGTATCGTCGTGGTGGGTGAATATTCACGGCCACTCCCACCCTTACATCGCCGAAAAAATAGCGCAGCAGGTTAAAACCCTGGACCACGTTATATTTGCCGGATTTACGCACCAACCCGCCGTTGAATTAGCCGAAAAATTACTGACCATTCTGCCCCAAAACCAAAGGCGGATTTTTTATTCCGATAACGGTTCTACGGCCGTAGAAGTAGCTTTAAAAATGGCAATTCAATACTGGGAGAATGCGGGCACGCCCAAACGCAGAATTATTGCTTTCCGGGATTCGTACCACGGCGATACTTTTGGGGCAATGTCGGTAAGTAGCCGCAGTGCGTTTACCCAGCCCTTTGTGCAGTATTTATTCGAAGTTGATTTTCTGGATGTGCCTGTAGTGGGCAAAGAACAACTGGTATTATCGCAGATTGAAGAAATTTTAAAAAATAACGCTGTAGCGGCCTTTATCTTCGAGCCGTTATTGCTCGGTACCGCCGGCATGGTCATGTACCAACCGGCTATTTTGGATGAACTGCTGGAAATTTGCCAAAAGCATAACGTAATTACCATTGCCGATGAAGTTATGACTGGTTTTGGAAGAACCGGAAGAAACTTTGCCACTGATTATTTAAAAAATAAGCCGGATATCATGTGCTTTTCCAAAGGTTTAACCGGGGGGGTGATGGCTCTGGGTGTAACCAGTTGCACTGCGGCTATTTACGAAGCTTTTTTAAGCGATAATCCAGGCAAAACATTTTTTCACGGTCATTCTTTTACGGCCAATCCCATTGCTTGTGCCACTGCCCTGGCCAGCCTGGATTTATTTGTGGAAGATTCTTGCCAGAATAATATTAAAAGAATTTGCCAGCAACACGAACAATTTCGGGCTCAAATTGCCCATCACCCAATCCTAAAAGAATGCCGGCAATTAGGGACTGTATTAGCTCTTGAATTTAACGCCGGGGAAACTTCGTACTTTAACAACATCCGCCAAAAATTGTATCAATTTGCCCTGGACAACCAGGTTATCTTACGTCCGCTGGGTAATATTATCTACGTGATGCCGCCTTACTGTACTACCAATGCGCAACTAGCGCAAATTTACCAGGTAGTTTCGGGCATGCTTACTTTAATGGCAGAAAACTGA
- the bioD gene encoding dethiobiotin synthase: MKKIFVTGIGTDVGKTLVAAILTEALQADYWKPVQAGNLEFTDTDRVKELVSNAQSCFYPEAYRFHMPASPHLAAAAENIEINPDKFILPEATNHLVIEGAGGLLVPLTAEFLIIDLIAQLQAEVILVSQNYLGSINHTLLSILCLQQRQIPIKGIIFNGPPTPSSEDYITQYTRVPKLGALLPETEINLAMVQHYAAQWRPNL, translated from the coding sequence TTGAAAAAAATATTTGTAACCGGTATTGGCACCGATGTAGGTAAAACCTTGGTAGCCGCCATTTTAACCGAAGCCTTACAAGCCGATTATTGGAAACCTGTACAAGCCGGAAATTTAGAATTTACGGACACTGACCGGGTAAAAGAACTGGTTTCTAATGCACAATCCTGTTTCTATCCGGAAGCATACCGGTTTCACATGCCGGCTTCGCCGCACCTGGCCGCCGCCGCCGAGAACATCGAAATAAACCCTGATAAATTTATTTTACCGGAAGCTACAAACCATTTAGTAATTGAAGGAGCCGGCGGATTGCTGGTGCCTTTAACCGCTGAATTTTTAATTATTGATTTAATTGCCCAACTGCAGGCCGAAGTAATTCTGGTTTCACAAAATTACCTGGGCAGCATTAACCATACTTTACTTTCTATTCTTTGCTTGCAGCAGCGTCAGATTCCTATTAAGGGCATCATCTTTAACGGTCCTCCTACACCTTCTTCCGAAGATTATATTACGCAGTACACCAGAGTACCCAAGTTAGGCGCATTGCTGCCGGAAACCGAAATAAACCTTGCCATGGTACAGCATTATGCTGCCCAATGGCGACCAAATTTATGA